Within the Magnetospirillum sp. ME-1 genome, the region CTGGCGGCGGCCCAGGCGGCGCTGGGCGGCTCGTCCTCCTCGGGGACGGCCTGACGATAAAGGAAAAGGGCCTTTCGGGGCCCTTTTTCAATTCAGGGGCTGGAAACTGGCGAGGTGCCATACTAAAGTTATTAGGGGGTTTGCAGGAGATACCGTTGATGAATGCGCCGGACGATGCCGACTTCTCCGCCTGGATGGGCGGCAAGGTGTTCATGGTGGTCGAGGACATGACCTCGGCCCGCATGCTGGAAGCCAGCCTGCTGCGCGGCTTAGGCGCCAAGAAGGTGGTGCCCGCCACCGACGGCGCCGACGCCCTGGCCAAGCTGGAACACGCCGATCACATGCCCGACATCATCATCAGCGACTGGATCATGCCCGAGGTGGACGGTCTGGCCCTGCTGGAGGCCGCCAAGGCCAAGTACCCCCAGGTGCAGTTCATCATGCTGACCTCGAAGACCGACCTGGACGACGTGCGCGTCGCCCGGACCAAGGGCGTCGACGGCTATATCGCCAAGCCCTTCACCCGCGAAACCCTGGTGGCGGCGCTGAAGAAGCTGAAGGGATAGGGCTGTCATCCCGACGACCAACGGGAGGAGGGATCTCGTTCTGGAATAGTTTTTCCAAACCGGAAAAGGCATCACAGGCGGAGATCCCTCGACTTCGCTCGGGATGACATAAATAAATTTCGCTCTCCGGGGAATAATCCCCGCCGTCATCCGTTTCCTTAAGGAGTGGCCCATGCCGGGCCGATCCCTGGAGGAAACCATGAAAGCCAAGAGCCTCACCGTCTTCGCCGCCGCGCTTCTCCTGAGCACGGCCGCCTTCGCCGCCCCGGTCAAGCAGGGGCAAAGCGCCCTGGGCGCCGTGCTGACCGACGAGAAGGGTATGACGCTCTATACCTTCGACAAGGACACGCCCGGCATGTCGGCCTGCGTCGACGCCTGTGCCCAGAACTGGCCGCCGCTGATGGCCGCATCGGGCGCCATGGCCGAGGGCGACTACACCGTGATCAAGCGGGCGGACGGCTCCATGCAATGGGCCTACAAGGGCAAGCCGCTCTACACCTGGATGAAGGATGCCAGGCCCGGCGACATCACCGGCGAGGGCTTCAAGGATATTTGGCACGCCGCCAGGCCGTAGCCATCTATTCCTCATGAACGCGTTGGAGAGCCAGATCGAGGCGGAGATTCCCGGGCTGCGGCGCTACGCCCGCGCCCTGTCCGGGAATGCCGCCCAGGCGGACGACCTGGTCCAGGATTGCCTGGAGCGGGCTCTCGCCCGGCTGGCCCTGTGGCGCCGCGACGGCAATCTGCGGGCCTGGCTCTTCACCATTTTGCGCAATGTCTGGATCGACGAGTTGCGGCGGCGCAAGACCCGCCCCGATTCGAGCGCCATGGACGAGTCGTGCGATATGATGGCCAGCGCGCCCGGCCAGATGGACCGACTGGCGGTGCGCGATCTGGCCGCCGCCCTGGCCCAACTGGCCCCCGAGCAGCGCGAGACGGTGCTGCTGGTGGGGCTGGAGGGCATGAGCTACGCCGAGGTCGCCGCCGTCACCGGCGTGCCCATGGGCACGGTGATGTCGCGCCTGAAGCGCGGCCGCGACCGCCTCGCCCAGCTCATGCACGGCGGAGAGACCGCCATCCGGAGAGTGAAATGAGCTGCCCCGTTTCCGACGACGACCTGCTGTCCTATGTGGACGGCGTTCTCGACCCCGGCAGGGTGGGGGAGGTCGAGGCGTGGCTGGCGGCCAATCCCCGCGACGCCGAGCGGGTGCGGCAATGGCGCGAGCAGGTGGAGGGCCTGCACCGGCTGTTCGACCCGGTGCTGGACGAGACCTTGCCCGACCGGCTGCGGGTGGCGGCGGTGAAGGCCGGGCGGCCGGGGGGCTGGCTGGCGCCGTTGCTGCGCATGGCCGCCATGGTGCTGCTGGTCCTGGCCGGCGGGGCGGGGGGCTGGTGGCTGCGCGGCGGTGCCACCGCCCCGGCCCCCGGTGCCCTGGTGGCCGCCGAGGCCCTGTCGGCCCATGTGGTCTTCGCCGCCGAGATCCGTCATCCCGTCGAGGTGGCGGCGGTCGAGCGCGCCCATCTGGTCGCCTGGCTGTCCAAGCGGCTGGGAGCCGAACTGAAGGTTCCCGACCTGTCGTCGGCCGGCTTCTCCCTGGTGGGCGGGCGGCTGCTGCCCGCTTCGTCGGGGCCCGCCGCCCAGTTCATGTACGAGAATGCCGACGGCCGCCGGGTGACCCTTTACCTGCGGCGCAACGCCGAGGGAAGCGAGACCGCCTTCCGCTTCGCGGCGCAAGGACGGGTCGAGGCCTTCTACTGGCTGGACGGGCCGCTGGGCTATGCCCTGGCCGGCGACGTGGACCGCGAGCGGCTGATGGAGATGGCCAAGGCGGTCTATCACCAGCTGGAGAGCTAGCGCTTGTCCGATCGAGCCTGAGGCGCTCCCCCCGGGCCGCTGCCCAAGGCCGGGAGGACGGCGATGTCATGAATTCTTCATGCCGGGGGGCAGCATTCCCGAATGTGCATAGGCTGATTGCGACGAAATGTGATAAAAGGCGCTTCTAAAATGCCTGTCATGACCGAGGGGGGATGGGTACCGTGACTCTCCGCAATTCCCGTATCGGCGGCCGCATCGCCTTTGGCATCCTGCCGGTGATCGCCGCCCTGATCGCGCTGTCGTTCTGGCTGGTGCGCCAGGATATGGCCGCCGCCGGGCGCGGCAAGGTTCTCACCGGATTGGCCGACGTGGCGGTGAAGGCCAACGGGGTGGTCCATGAACTGCAGCGCGAGCGCGGGTCGTCGGCCCTGTTCCTGGGCAGCAAGGGAACCCAGTTCGCCGCCGAACTGGCGGAGCGGCGCAAGGCATCGGATTCGAAGCTCTCCGATTTGGAGGCAGGGCTGGGGGGGCTGGACGCCGCTACCGCCGAGGCGCTGGGGGCCGGCACCGTGGAGAACGTGCGCGAGGCGCTGCGCCGCCTGCCCGACCTGCGGGGCCGGGTGGACCGGCTGGAGCCCAAGGTGCCCGAGGCTGTGGGCGCCTATACCGAGACCATCCGCCGCCTGATCGCCGCCGTCGCCCGGGTCGGCATCGTCAGCCCCGACGTGGAGACCGCCAAGCTGGTCTCGTCCTATGTGGCGCTCACCGACGCCAAGGAAAGTGCGGGGCTTGAGCGCGCCACCGGGGCGGGTGGATTCGCGTCGGGCAAGTTCGAACCGGTCTTGTACCGGCGCTATCTGGAATTGGGGGCGGAACAGCGTTCCTCCTTCGCGGTGTTCCAGCGCTATGCCTCGGCCGACGCCATCGCCGCGCTGAAATCGGCACTTTCTCCCGAAATCGAGGAGCCGGTGGCGCGCATGCGCGCCGTGGCCACCGAAAGCGTCACCACCGGGAGCCTCGGCGACGTTACCGGTCCCGCCTGGTTCGCCGCCTCGACCAGGCGGATCGATGCGCTGAAGACGGTGGAAGACCATATCGGCAAGGAAATCCACGCCCAGGCCACCCGCCTCAGGGACGAGGCCACCCGCTCGCTGGTCATGCTCTCGGCCGGGCTGGCGGCGCTGCTGGTCCTGACCGGGGTGATCATCGTGGCGGTGGTGCGCTCCATCGTCCAGCCCGTCTCCCAACTGGCCCAGGCCATGACCCGCCTGTCGGGCGGCGACCTTAACGTCCACCTGGACGGCACCGAGTATAAGGACGAGATCGCCGAGATGGCGCGGGCCACCCAGGTGTTCCGCGAACACAGCGAGGCCCGCCAGCGCCTCGAGGCCGAGCGGGCCGAGGCGGAGCATCAGGCCGCCGTCAACCGGCG harbors:
- a CDS encoding response regulator, translating into MNAPDDADFSAWMGGKVFMVVEDMTSARMLEASLLRGLGAKKVVPATDGADALAKLEHADHMPDIIISDWIMPEVDGLALLEAAKAKYPQVQFIMLTSKTDLDDVRVARTKGVDGYIAKPFTRETLVAALKKLKG
- a CDS encoding COG4315 family predicted lipoprotein — encoded protein: MKAKSLTVFAAALLLSTAAFAAPVKQGQSALGAVLTDEKGMTLYTFDKDTPGMSACVDACAQNWPPLMAASGAMAEGDYTVIKRADGSMQWAYKGKPLYTWMKDARPGDITGEGFKDIWHAARP
- a CDS encoding sigma-70 family RNA polymerase sigma factor; its protein translation is MNALESQIEAEIPGLRRYARALSGNAAQADDLVQDCLERALARLALWRRDGNLRAWLFTILRNVWIDELRRRKTRPDSSAMDESCDMMASAPGQMDRLAVRDLAAALAQLAPEQRETVLLVGLEGMSYAEVAAVTGVPMGTVMSRLKRGRDRLAQLMHGGETAIRRVK
- a CDS encoding anti-sigma factor family protein, with protein sequence MSCPVSDDDLLSYVDGVLDPGRVGEVEAWLAANPRDAERVRQWREQVEGLHRLFDPVLDETLPDRLRVAAVKAGRPGGWLAPLLRMAAMVLLVLAGGAGGWWLRGGATAPAPGALVAAEALSAHVVFAAEIRHPVEVAAVERAHLVAWLSKRLGAELKVPDLSSAGFSLVGGRLLPASSGPAAQFMYENADGRRVTLYLRRNAEGSETAFRFAAQGRVEAFYWLDGPLGYALAGDVDRERLMEMAKAVYHQLES
- a CDS encoding methyl-accepting chemotaxis protein; this translates as MTLRNSRIGGRIAFGILPVIAALIALSFWLVRQDMAAAGRGKVLTGLADVAVKANGVVHELQRERGSSALFLGSKGTQFAAELAERRKASDSKLSDLEAGLGGLDAATAEALGAGTVENVREALRRLPDLRGRVDRLEPKVPEAVGAYTETIRRLIAAVARVGIVSPDVETAKLVSSYVALTDAKESAGLERATGAGGFASGKFEPVLYRRYLELGAEQRSSFAVFQRYASADAIAALKSALSPEIEEPVARMRAVATESVTTGSLGDVTGPAWFAASTRRIDALKTVEDHIGKEIHAQATRLRDEATRSLVMLSAGLAALLVLTGVIIVAVVRSIVQPVSQLAQAMTRLSGGDLNVHLDGTEYKDEIAEMARATQVFREHSEARQRLEAERAEAEHQAAVNRRQMLHDLADHFEATVKAKVAEVGRSTAGIRGTAQIMARRSETSGGRSLDVAEASRQTTERADIVSEATRQMTISVNEIAQQVGQASHIARRAVDDVGETTRQMNDLSQAVQSIGEIVKMISDIAAQTNLLALNATIEAARAGEAGKGFAVVANEVKNLANQTARATDDITTQVAAIQDSTREMTGSIAGVVETIRSIDQVSSAIAGAVQEQEATTRDISGNIGQVAVEAAAVSGSVAEMSRSSAMACAGTVRVIWSARALADVVSSLEAEVEQFLRTVRD